In Shewanella sp. VB17, a single genomic region encodes these proteins:
- a CDS encoding SDR family NAD(P)-dependent oxidoreductase has translation MPYFRDQIHNLTKSQLCELAVTLREEILQLRPDESVDVPVYQAHWQTESLRSKEQMLVPLRVLLLTDNEAPPEIDPGGAFQLQHMVLDPCWGWAPERMAEHLQNHMRECDVIAYFAPAGSALMSVTDTTLEMLGRWCTAMALAAALAEIERPPKLWLITRYGQSLPDDEVDVDVGQSPLIGLGKTLSLELPLVWGGCIDIDHSRTSLAQALMEIVSENADEEVAYREGLRYVPVLQRVRTSALSPSVPVRLRPDASYLVTGGMGGIGRLVVEHLLVHGVSRVVVFGRRGVEVPEYAQILAHWRQSYPHAKVELLQVDLGDMAAVKQAMTELRLRGPALKGLFHVAGSSQQVPLTKLNREHIDSMMRAKAFGALFLDALTQEDALDFQVYFSSISGCWGAASLAPYAMANRFLDALSARRNRCGQVTRSIAWGPWASVGMVVDQQQESFADLGFFLLDPAVAIGMLNQLINTDCAQVQVVDVNWQHYAQHLAIDKHLHWFRDLIGAPSSAATNTLVKQATEDFSNQQQALDVLFAMVNELLGEQLPEDAALRPTRELGLTSIVSVELSQKVRQRLGITCRPTLIYDYANLSEMAQDFSEKWSQANVIEAEQVLANDITVTDNAQEEHSIAIIAMACQLPGADTPEALWAMMDQAISTGEDGIDHAPAHRFDLERYSAAGDVAGKAYSLAGGFLDDITGFDHTLFQLSHGEASLMDPQQRLALETTWRALEDAGIDPAVLLKGGSADIPDTGVFFGIGQNEYGPLCRASIDSKYAGLMPTGQSMNLIAGRIAHLFGLQGPAIAYDTACSSSLVALDAAVHHLRSGKSSMAVVGGANALVSPESFVLLSKAQALSKQGRGAAFDARADGYVRSEGCVVLVLKRLSEARADKDTIHGIIRGSAVNHDGRSSGLTAPNGRSQEQVIQAALKDAGIAAAEVALVEAHGTGTSLGDPIEYHALRAAYADGVARTTPLQLGTVKSFIGHTEATSGLAGLLKLVLSLRKRIMPGQLHYHNINPYIDVSDGINIPRETKPLAEVDRLYGAVSSFGFNGTNAHAIIERGDGNSSCALPPHPFQRVRCWYSERPLSACSGLAQVFASLPVKTSQPLCYSKQWQPAIDGPKVSAVKILLLYQKGAEALCRQWREALSAYGVLLVEACCDQIATLDGYFDRTILCLAELPILKERSLDSQWLEPLSLAWQDLASLVRAPFTIGHLLVCDGSNGEVKASSCWSTVLSSCIKERQGFSATLISCDAEALIQLPGHLNGLLTTREPEYLLSGERASVARLTELSLSCAVGKWALSAERCYLVTGGLGGVGAHVIHWLLRCGVRHIINLNRRPPDAEQSEKLLRLEREFGAKIHALTVELASLEMVQEVLDSTLADVPPLDGVFHCAGTLEQGKFDHHAWSQVSGMLHAKGMGTWNLHLATRQQRLSYFVVFSSLVVSLGQVGQSGYGLANALAERLVLHRRAQGLPGLSVQWGPWSGGGMASRGGEGLAAHYRHLGVAMHGGDEYLGTLAKLLLASSEIADFPAQVAVCEIDWEGYISTTTASQLCADLVPSKAGVLTEKNLEEVEQISLNSHLAAVAPERRMRLLRERLKYMVSECLGQTSTQTITDASGFAELGIDSLHSMILHKQLEKELASSLPQTIAFDHPTIAALADFLANGLLNSLFSSLSLQAQVNQDTDDEGMGDYSEDELAQILTEEIERLEDIS, from the coding sequence GTGCCTTATTTTCGCGATCAAATACATAATCTGACTAAGTCTCAATTGTGTGAATTAGCGGTTACCCTGCGTGAAGAAATTTTGCAGTTAAGACCGGATGAAAGCGTCGATGTACCGGTATACCAAGCGCATTGGCAAACAGAGTCTTTACGGAGTAAAGAGCAGATGTTGGTCCCTTTGCGAGTGTTATTGCTGACCGATAACGAAGCGCCACCGGAAATTGATCCGGGCGGAGCTTTTCAATTACAGCACATGGTGCTTGACCCTTGTTGGGGCTGGGCGCCGGAGAGAATGGCTGAGCATTTGCAAAATCATATGCGCGAGTGTGATGTTATTGCTTACTTTGCCCCCGCTGGTTCAGCGCTTATGTCGGTTACGGATACCACATTAGAGATGTTGGGTAGATGGTGTACTGCTATGGCATTGGCTGCGGCCTTGGCTGAAATTGAACGACCACCTAAGTTGTGGCTGATTACGCGCTATGGTCAGTCCCTGCCGGACGATGAGGTGGATGTCGATGTTGGACAGTCTCCGTTGATTGGTTTGGGGAAAACTTTGTCATTGGAGTTGCCACTTGTTTGGGGCGGATGTATTGATATCGATCATTCGCGAACATCATTGGCACAGGCACTGATGGAAATTGTTAGCGAAAATGCAGATGAGGAGGTGGCGTACCGAGAGGGACTTCGTTATGTTCCTGTGCTGCAGCGTGTTCGAACATCAGCACTTTCCCCTTCTGTTCCTGTGCGTTTACGACCTGATGCGTCTTATTTGGTCACAGGGGGGATGGGGGGAATTGGTCGTCTGGTGGTAGAGCATTTATTGGTACATGGAGTGTCCCGGGTTGTGGTGTTTGGGCGTAGGGGGGTTGAAGTACCTGAATATGCTCAGATCCTGGCGCACTGGCGGCAAAGTTATCCCCACGCTAAGGTTGAGCTGTTACAGGTTGATCTTGGTGACATGGCGGCTGTAAAGCAGGCTATGACTGAATTGCGCCTGCGAGGTCCAGCCCTAAAAGGTCTTTTTCATGTTGCAGGCAGCAGTCAGCAGGTGCCATTAACTAAGCTTAATCGTGAACATATTGACAGTATGATGCGTGCCAAGGCATTCGGAGCCTTGTTTCTGGATGCTTTAACCCAGGAAGATGCATTGGACTTTCAAGTTTATTTTTCCTCTATCTCCGGTTGTTGGGGGGCTGCCTCGCTGGCTCCTTATGCTATGGCGAATCGCTTCCTTGACGCTTTAAGTGCACGCCGTAATCGTTGTGGGCAGGTAACACGTAGCATTGCCTGGGGTCCTTGGGCTAGTGTAGGTATGGTCGTCGACCAGCAACAGGAATCTTTTGCCGATTTAGGGTTTTTTTTGCTTGATCCGGCGGTGGCCATAGGAATGCTCAATCAATTGATTAATACCGATTGTGCCCAGGTACAGGTTGTCGATGTGAACTGGCAACATTATGCTCAGCACTTAGCTATTGATAAACACCTCCATTGGTTTAGAGATTTGATTGGTGCTCCATCCTCGGCCGCGACGAATACCTTGGTGAAACAAGCTACTGAAGATTTTTCGAATCAGCAGCAGGCACTTGATGTGTTATTTGCCATGGTCAATGAATTATTGGGGGAGCAACTTCCAGAGGATGCAGCACTGCGGCCAACACGAGAGCTGGGATTAACCTCCATTGTCAGTGTGGAGCTGAGTCAGAAAGTCCGTCAGCGTTTGGGTATAACATGTCGCCCTACTTTGATTTACGACTACGCCAATTTGAGTGAGATGGCTCAGGATTTTAGCGAAAAATGGTCACAAGCTAATGTTATTGAGGCAGAGCAGGTTTTAGCTAATGATATTACCGTCACTGACAATGCCCAGGAAGAGCATAGTATTGCCATTATTGCTATGGCCTGTCAGTTGCCCGGTGCTGATACACCAGAAGCATTGTGGGCTATGATGGATCAGGCTATCAGCACCGGAGAAGACGGCATAGACCATGCGCCAGCTCATCGCTTTGATCTGGAACGCTACAGTGCTGCGGGTGATGTGGCTGGAAAAGCTTACAGCTTGGCGGGCGGATTTCTTGATGACATCACAGGCTTTGATCATACACTCTTTCAGTTGTCCCATGGCGAAGCCAGCCTTATGGATCCTCAGCAGCGACTTGCATTGGAAACTACATGGCGAGCGTTAGAAGACGCCGGCATAGATCCCGCTGTCTTGTTGAAGGGGGGCTCTGCGGATATTCCAGACACAGGCGTATTTTTTGGTATCGGGCAAAATGAATATGGCCCGTTATGTCGTGCCTCGATTGACAGTAAATACGCAGGTCTGATGCCTACCGGACAATCCATGAACCTTATTGCGGGCAGGATTGCCCATCTATTTGGCTTACAGGGACCGGCGATAGCCTATGATACGGCTTGCTCATCCTCACTGGTGGCGCTGGATGCTGCGGTACATCACTTGCGTAGCGGAAAGAGCTCAATGGCGGTTGTCGGCGGGGCTAACGCATTGGTTTCGCCAGAAAGCTTTGTATTGCTCTCTAAGGCACAGGCACTGTCAAAGCAAGGGCGCGGTGCAGCATTTGATGCTCGTGCTGATGGTTATGTTCGCTCTGAAGGATGTGTTGTCTTGGTGCTTAAACGCTTATCTGAAGCTCGTGCTGACAAAGATACCATACATGGCATTATCCGAGGCAGTGCGGTCAATCATGATGGCCGAAGTAGTGGTTTAACTGCCCCTAATGGCCGATCGCAGGAGCAAGTGATACAAGCTGCTTTGAAAGATGCGGGTATCGCGGCGGCAGAGGTGGCGTTGGTAGAGGCTCATGGTACCGGTACTTCTCTTGGGGATCCTATTGAATATCATGCATTGCGTGCAGCGTATGCAGATGGTGTAGCGCGTACAACACCTTTGCAATTAGGTACTGTCAAATCTTTTATTGGTCATACTGAAGCAACTTCTGGTTTGGCCGGGCTATTGAAACTGGTGCTGAGCTTGCGTAAACGCATAATGCCTGGTCAACTTCACTATCACAACATCAATCCCTATATTGATGTTAGTGACGGAATAAATATTCCCCGAGAGACCAAGCCTTTAGCTGAAGTGGATAGACTGTATGGAGCCGTCAGTTCATTTGGTTTTAATGGCACCAACGCTCATGCCATTATTGAACGGGGAGATGGCAATAGCTCTTGTGCTTTGCCGCCTCACCCTTTTCAGCGCGTACGCTGTTGGTATAGTGAGCGTCCGCTGAGCGCCTGTAGCGGACTCGCTCAGGTATTTGCATCACTGCCGGTAAAGACAAGTCAACCCCTATGTTATAGCAAGCAGTGGCAACCAGCTATTGACGGGCCGAAGGTGAGTGCAGTTAAAATTTTGCTGCTATACCAGAAGGGGGCAGAGGCACTTTGCCGACAATGGCGAGAGGCACTCTCTGCTTATGGTGTGTTGTTAGTTGAGGCTTGTTGTGACCAGATAGCGACACTGGACGGATACTTTGACAGAACAATATTGTGTTTGGCTGAATTGCCGATATTGAAAGAAAGATCTCTTGATTCACAATGGCTTGAACCCTTGTCATTAGCTTGGCAGGATTTGGCCAGCCTTGTCCGCGCACCGTTTACAATTGGACATTTATTAGTATGCGACGGGAGTAATGGTGAGGTAAAAGCAAGCTCTTGCTGGTCTACTGTATTGTCATCTTGCATCAAGGAACGTCAGGGTTTTAGTGCGACTCTAATAAGTTGTGATGCTGAAGCATTGATACAATTACCAGGACATTTGAACGGATTACTTACTACACGGGAGCCAGAATACTTATTATCTGGTGAGCGGGCTAGTGTCGCGCGTTTGACTGAGCTTAGTTTATCTTGCGCTGTTGGAAAGTGGGCGCTGTCAGCCGAGCGCTGTTACTTGGTGACTGGCGGTTTGGGCGGGGTAGGAGCGCATGTTATTCACTGGTTACTGCGCTGTGGTGTCAGGCATATCATCAACCTCAATCGCCGTCCTCCTGATGCTGAACAGAGTGAAAAGCTACTGCGTTTGGAGCGTGAGTTTGGTGCAAAAATTCATGCTTTGACGGTTGAGCTTGCCTCGCTGGAAATGGTGCAAGAGGTGCTGGACAGTACTTTGGCTGATGTTCCGCCGTTGGATGGTGTTTTTCATTGTGCAGGTACCCTTGAACAAGGGAAGTTTGATCATCACGCCTGGTCGCAGGTGAGTGGGATGTTGCATGCTAAAGGCATGGGAACTTGGAATCTTCATTTAGCGACACGTCAGCAACGGCTAAGTTATTTTGTCGTATTTTCTTCATTAGTTGTATCACTGGGGCAAGTCGGGCAATCAGGTTATGGCTTGGCCAATGCCTTGGCAGAACGTTTGGTGTTGCATCGTCGTGCACAGGGGTTGCCTGGTCTGTCGGTGCAATGGGGGCCATGGTCCGGTGGCGGCATGGCGAGCCGGGGGGGAGAAGGGTTGGCAGCCCATTATCGTCATTTAGGGGTAGCAATGCATGGTGGCGATGAATATCTGGGTACCTTGGCGAAATTATTGTTGGCTAGTTCAGAAATAGCTGATTTTCCTGCTCAAGTGGCTGTGTGTGAAATTGATTGGGAAGGTTATATATCCACGACTACAGCGAGTCAACTTTGTGCCGATCTGGTGCCATCCAAAGCTGGAGTTTTGACAGAAAAGAACCTAGAGGAAGTTGAGCAAATATCGCTGAACTCTCATTTGGCTGCCGTAGCACCAGAGCGTCGGATGCGCCTGCTGCGCGAGCGTCTTAAATACATGGTAAGTGAGTGCTTGGGGCAAACAAGTACCCAAACGATCACCGATGCGAGTGGTTTTGCCGAGCTGGGTATAGATTCGCTGCATTCGATGATTTTGCATAAACAACTTGAAAAGGAATTGGCTAGCTCATTACCACAGACTATTGCTTTTGATCACCCCACCATAGCGGCATTGGCCGATTTTCTTGCCAATGGTTTGCTCAATTCATTATTTTCTTCGTTATCGTTACAAGCCCAAGTGAACCAAGACACAGACGATGAGGGGATGGGAGATTACAGCGAAGATGAGTTGGCGCAAATTTTAACCGAAGAGATTGAACGTCTGGAGGATATTTCGTGA
- a CDS encoding type I polyketide synthase: MTATNKDVLLQSIKTIKNLKKKLAFYEQKQSSDIAIIGVGCRFPGGVTDLSSYWDLLSVGRSGVVEVGADRWSNRQFVDPDYDATGKLVTPYAGLLDSIYDFDAEFFGLSAIEAENLDPQQRILLEQSWLALEDAGYDIQSLRGSDTGVFVGIGSQDYGMALSAEVKHANAYVASGNSPSMAAGRLSYFYDFSGPTLSIDTACSSSLVAVHEACRRLNQQDCELALAAGVNAILTPHAGVNFSRARMLTTEQDCHVFDARAKGYVRGEGCGVVVLKRLADAQRDGDRIHAVIKSVAINHDGHSSGLTVPNGSAQEAVIRSALQQADLSPGDISYIEAHGTGTSLGDPIEARALAAVFTPARNSETPLQVGGVKANLGHLEAAAGIASLIKAALVVGQAKAPPQLGFEQLNPKIDWDSQIFKVARKPCLLKGEGHQSICAGISNFGFSGTNVHAIVAAAPVTPVVEFNEDIRDSSEQEVILALSAKTPQALSQHVANVVSYLENQSPDSLQALSYTSTLRRMALTERIAVSGSSASELSHNLQAALHDRVSPYRSRLVLSVSRHDDLTQLQDLISSMPLTEMSLTELSDEKSSQDVRCAHLHQQLLALLGLYGVYPDQVLVEGIEPAYIRAWLAGTATPTTLPYFSSEHGDNALVLLDADTSQIRVSSAELPEVLAQTLVLTQKQMLAQGAVTFSTLKNSQCQMLSDRKSLFPVLAALFTAGVDVDWSPVYAEKHPLVADFPKRSFEQKTFRSPCINEMLQRNSKSEGSPLHPLVYHKLMQPNGMHAYELDVSVAWLDFIDQHRVQGRRFLPASLLIDLMRHVGGDALNLRLAQLSKVHFYQPVDIDLAEREYVLQVQQMQGTGLEQEVEAVLWSRVTEAVSGSWTRHASARCLPPSASTTSTLSLGEAVQSDLADGTCVDDSWQKQDVAVLYTQHRAGGVALGENFRCVKSLRVKGQFLTGEISLDASQKLDPMTSMTILLDACFQISGGLPNADTQVHLLASLGQVSLVAELPNVLRVQMEHKSSPEGRCFDVKIFNIEGRVLGHLTEVFFKRLPNSQTESSKSSGSVGGVIPLNCFYKQQWQAAEWQKAVAVKAELLPLTKLLQRSDSMLAWVDRFDLARYNSYREQIEQACLKLIDDTLRDLGRGLDTTAPEAMIQWGIHSTQHKLFAHLFRTLDSHEVQRQGEYSVPNMDLAQLLESYPQYQSETQFMQRCTAALSDVLLGKQDPLDVLFRDTSMAGSNAVYLDSPISRVLNSQLAQIAAVLAEGRSLRILEIGAGTGGTTGSVLEKLRDFPIEVYCFTDISPMFLDRAKGLFQEHDFMEYRILDIESSVASQSFEPGSYDLVIASNVLHATRSIEQTLHHVRGLLVPQGYLLLRECIAPQLSADLSFGMTEGWWRFSDIELRPDYAVIGTEQWQQQLLKQEFSEVCSMVPHPLSAEALIVAQLSEHSVHERWLLIHDDLENVWEEQLEQRGVMCCSLSWSEVIEGMKIPGDLVFDYVICFPQLPEDAVADPVSAATRQSESLIMLCRHLLGKDENRQMRLWCVTTQAEKVLATDDLAGLAQSVMTGVVKCAALEYPGRIGGVVDLERQQGADHIETIDRLLTHIRQPGGLRYLSIRKGQPYTLELLPQRSNQSAENAAGEEQVLLYAGTVLITGGFGGIGSAIARVLAPQVKTLVLVSRTIEGVFQQALLQELKSSGIKIITIAADLAIPAQVDAVFEQLEKDHIYIEHLIHTAGIGGDRLISDSQPGDLTDVVSSKLASTWYLHQGAPKELKSFQVLSSMVGLWGAKGKTHYVLANHFADRVVQLRRGQGLPASVVQLGPVDSGMLNEAGKEAAQRVGVHSFDVHQLAELLTTALPSPESALLDINWSHFKPIYRDTWLESYFAQVGSEEVDRPKESHQHNKDIFLQQYHALSSAQRGKFIEAQLFIILRQVLGMSGELDRYLDTGFHDLGMDSLLTMSFAEKVAALTSVAVSAVDIFDNANLARLSQWLSVQLTQHFQATSLDVPGVTLKKDEVQNTQQQDREAGKVSIEQIEEELKAMQTELEDV; the protein is encoded by the coding sequence GTGACGGCAACAAACAAAGATGTGTTATTACAATCGATTAAAACCATCAAGAATTTGAAGAAAAAACTGGCTTTTTATGAGCAAAAACAAAGCTCAGACATTGCTATTATAGGTGTTGGTTGTCGATTTCCGGGAGGAGTAACAGATCTCTCTTCATACTGGGACTTGTTGAGTGTCGGTCGAAGTGGTGTGGTTGAGGTGGGGGCAGATCGCTGGAGTAATCGACAGTTTGTTGATCCCGATTACGATGCGACCGGTAAGCTAGTCACCCCCTATGCAGGTCTACTGGACAGTATTTATGATTTTGATGCGGAGTTCTTTGGATTGTCTGCGATCGAGGCAGAAAATCTTGACCCGCAGCAGCGTATATTGTTGGAGCAGAGTTGGCTCGCCTTAGAAGATGCGGGTTATGATATACAGTCTTTACGGGGTAGTGATACCGGGGTTTTTGTCGGGATTGGCAGCCAGGATTATGGCATGGCATTATCGGCTGAGGTCAAGCATGCAAACGCGTATGTAGCGTCTGGTAACTCTCCCAGTATGGCTGCAGGGCGTTTATCGTATTTTTATGACTTTAGTGGCCCTACCTTATCGATTGATACGGCCTGCTCTTCATCATTGGTGGCTGTACACGAAGCTTGTCGTCGGCTGAACCAGCAAGATTGCGAACTGGCTCTGGCCGCTGGAGTTAATGCTATATTGACACCGCATGCCGGGGTGAATTTTTCCCGTGCGCGGATGTTGACCACAGAGCAAGATTGTCACGTATTTGATGCTCGGGCAAAAGGTTATGTGCGCGGTGAGGGTTGTGGTGTTGTGGTGTTGAAGCGATTAGCCGATGCACAACGTGACGGTGATCGTATACATGCAGTGATCAAAAGTGTTGCGATTAATCATGACGGTCACAGCAGTGGGTTAACAGTTCCCAATGGTTCGGCCCAAGAAGCTGTGATCCGCTCGGCTTTGCAACAAGCAGACTTAAGTCCGGGGGATATCAGCTATATAGAAGCTCATGGTACGGGAACGAGTTTGGGCGATCCTATTGAAGCTCGGGCGTTGGCGGCCGTGTTCACACCAGCGCGCAATAGTGAAACCCCGTTGCAGGTTGGTGGAGTTAAAGCCAATCTCGGCCATTTGGAGGCGGCTGCCGGTATTGCTAGCTTGATCAAAGCAGCATTAGTGGTTGGGCAGGCAAAAGCGCCACCTCAGCTAGGTTTTGAGCAACTTAATCCTAAAATAGATTGGGACAGCCAGATATTCAAGGTTGCCCGCAAGCCCTGCTTGTTGAAGGGGGAAGGGCATCAGTCTATTTGTGCTGGGATCAGTAATTTTGGTTTTAGCGGGACGAATGTACACGCTATTGTGGCTGCAGCGCCAGTCACTCCTGTCGTCGAATTTAATGAGGATATAAGGGATAGCTCTGAGCAGGAAGTCATATTGGCCCTCAGTGCGAAAACACCGCAGGCACTGAGTCAGCATGTAGCGAATGTAGTGAGCTACCTGGAAAATCAATCTCCGGATAGTTTACAGGCTCTGAGTTATACATCGACCCTACGTCGCATGGCTTTGACGGAGCGCATAGCGGTGAGTGGAAGCAGTGCCAGTGAGTTGTCACATAACCTGCAAGCGGCGTTGCACGACAGGGTTTCTCCTTATCGAAGCCGACTTGTTTTATCTGTGTCGCGACACGATGATCTGACGCAATTGCAAGATCTGATATCGTCAATGCCTTTGACAGAAATGTCTTTAACTGAGCTGAGCGATGAAAAGTCATCACAAGATGTCCGGTGTGCTCATTTACATCAACAACTGCTTGCATTGCTGGGATTGTATGGTGTGTACCCTGATCAGGTGTTAGTAGAAGGGATTGAACCTGCCTATATCCGTGCTTGGCTTGCCGGTACAGCAACTCCTACAACATTACCTTATTTTTCATCAGAGCATGGCGATAACGCTCTGGTATTGCTTGATGCGGATACTAGTCAAATCAGGGTTTCGTCAGCTGAGTTACCCGAAGTATTGGCACAAACGCTGGTGCTGACACAAAAGCAGATGTTGGCACAAGGAGCTGTTACTTTCTCAACATTGAAAAACAGCCAGTGTCAGATGTTGTCAGATAGAAAGTCGCTTTTTCCGGTACTGGCGGCATTGTTTACTGCGGGGGTCGATGTTGACTGGTCACCTGTGTACGCCGAGAAGCATCCACTGGTGGCGGATTTTCCCAAACGCTCGTTTGAGCAAAAGACCTTTAGATCGCCCTGTATCAACGAAATGTTGCAGCGAAATAGTAAAAGTGAAGGTTCACCTCTTCACCCTCTGGTTTACCATAAACTCATGCAGCCCAATGGTATGCATGCCTACGAGCTGGATGTCTCTGTTGCATGGCTCGATTTTATCGATCAGCATAGGGTGCAAGGTCGACGATTTTTACCTGCATCTTTGTTGATCGATCTGATGCGTCATGTCGGTGGCGATGCTTTAAATCTTAGGTTGGCACAATTGTCTAAGGTGCATTTTTACCAGCCAGTGGATATTGATCTGGCAGAGCGAGAGTACGTGTTGCAAGTACAGCAGATGCAAGGAACTGGCTTGGAACAAGAAGTTGAAGCGGTATTGTGGAGTCGTGTGACCGAGGCTGTAAGCGGGAGCTGGACACGGCATGCCAGTGCGAGATGTTTGCCTCCGAGTGCTTCTACTACATCTACTTTGTCACTGGGGGAAGCTGTGCAGAGTGATTTAGCTGACGGCACTTGTGTGGATGATAGCTGGCAAAAGCAGGATGTGGCAGTGCTGTACACACAGCATCGGGCTGGTGGTGTGGCATTGGGGGAAAACTTCCGTTGTGTGAAATCTCTGCGGGTTAAGGGGCAGTTTCTAACAGGGGAAATTTCTCTGGATGCCAGCCAGAAGTTAGATCCTATGACATCTATGACCATATTGCTGGATGCTTGTTTCCAGATCAGCGGGGGCTTACCCAATGCCGATACGCAAGTGCATTTGCTGGCCTCTTTAGGGCAGGTTTCATTGGTAGCAGAGTTACCGAATGTTTTGCGTGTACAGATGGAACATAAAAGCAGTCCCGAGGGGCGTTGTTTTGATGTGAAAATTTTTAATATTGAAGGGCGGGTCCTAGGGCACCTGACCGAGGTATTCTTTAAACGATTGCCAAACTCTCAAACTGAGTCCTCAAAAAGCAGTGGCTCGGTAGGGGGGGTTATTCCATTGAATTGTTTCTATAAACAGCAATGGCAAGCTGCCGAGTGGCAAAAGGCTGTAGCTGTTAAAGCTGAGCTTTTGCCTTTGACAAAATTGTTGCAACGTAGCGACTCTATGTTGGCTTGGGTAGATCGTTTCGATTTGGCCCGTTATAACAGCTACCGAGAACAGATAGAGCAGGCGTGCCTGAAGCTTATAGATGATACTTTGCGCGATTTAGGCAGGGGTCTTGATACGACAGCCCCTGAAGCCATGATTCAATGGGGCATTCATAGTACGCAGCATAAGTTGTTTGCACATTTATTTCGTACACTGGACAGCCACGAAGTGCAGAGGCAGGGTGAGTACTCTGTGCCGAATATGGATTTAGCGCAGCTACTGGAAAGCTATCCACAGTACCAATCTGAAACTCAATTTATGCAACGCTGTACTGCGGCCTTAAGTGATGTGTTGCTAGGAAAGCAGGACCCGCTTGATGTGTTATTTCGAGATACTTCAATGGCAGGCAGTAATGCGGTATATCTTGATTCGCCGATCTCCCGTGTACTCAATAGCCAACTGGCGCAGATAGCGGCAGTTTTGGCTGAAGGCCGATCTTTACGGATATTGGAAATTGGTGCCGGAACGGGTGGTACCACTGGCAGTGTACTTGAGAAGTTGCGTGACTTTCCCATTGAAGTCTACTGCTTTACCGACATTTCCCCAATGTTTCTTGATCGTGCGAAAGGCCTGTTTCAAGAACATGACTTTATGGAATATCGCATATTGGATATCGAGAGCTCGGTGGCCTCGCAATCTTTTGAGCCGGGAAGCTATGATCTTGTTATTGCCTCCAATGTACTGCATGCCACACGCTCAATTGAACAGACTTTACATCATGTCAGAGGGCTACTGGTGCCGCAGGGATATCTGCTTCTGCGTGAGTGTATTGCACCACAGCTGAGTGCGGATCTTAGTTTTGGTATGACCGAAGGATGGTGGCGTTTTAGTGATATTGAGCTACGACCTGATTATGCTGTTATTGGAACAGAGCAATGGCAACAGCAATTATTAAAGCAGGAATTTTCTGAAGTATGCTCTATGGTGCCTCACCCCTTAAGCGCTGAAGCACTCATTGTCGCACAGCTCTCAGAGCATAGTGTACATGAACGCTGGTTACTTATTCACGATGATCTGGAAAATGTCTGGGAAGAACAGCTTGAGCAGCGAGGAGTGATGTGTTGCAGCTTGTCCTGGTCTGAAGTGATTGAGGGAATGAAAATCCCGGGGGATCTAGTGTTTGATTACGTGATCTGTTTCCCGCAGTTACCCGAGGATGCTGTTGCTGACCCTGTGAGTGCGGCGACCCGGCAGTCAGAATCACTGATAATGCTTTGTCGGCATTTATTAGGCAAAGATGAAAATCGGCAGATGCGTTTGTGGTGCGTGACTACACAAGCCGAAAAAGTGCTGGCAACAGATGATTTGGCTGGATTAGCACAGTCGGTTATGACGGGGGTTGTTAAGTGTGCAGCATTGGAATATCCGGGACGTATTGGCGGTGTGGTTGATTTAGAAAGGCAGCAGGGTGCAGATCACATTGAGACTATTGATCGGCTGTTGACCCACATTCGTCAGCCGGGCGGTTTACGCTATTTATCTATCAGGAAAGGGCAACCTTACACACTTGAGTTATTACCCCAGAGGTCGAATCAATCGGCAGAGAATGCGGCAGGTGAGGAGCAGGTATTGCTATACGCTGGTACTGTACTTATTACCGGGGGCTTTGGCGGTATTGGCTCCGCGATAGCCAGAGTCCTGGCACCACAGGTGAAGACCCTAGTTTTGGTCAGTCGTACTATTGAAGGTGTATTTCAGCAAGCTCTATTACAGGAGCTGAAAAGCTCAGGGATAAAGATCATTACTATTGCTGCAGACCTTGCTATTCCTGCTCAGGTGGATGCTGTCTTTGAGCAGTTGGAAAAAGATCATATATATATTGAACACTTGATTCATACTGCGGGCATTGGAGGAGATCGACTGATCAGTGACAGTCAACCAGGTGATCTAACAGATGTGGTGTCATCTAAGTTGGCCAGTACCTGGTATCTGCATCAAGGGGCCCCCAAAGAGCTGAAGTCTTTTCAGGTATTATCGTCGATGGTGGGTTTATGGGGAGCGAAAGGTAAAACTCATTATGTCCTTGCCAATCACTTTGCTGATCGCGTTGTGCAGTTACGTCGAGGACAAGGACTGCCTGCTTCTGTAGTGCAGTTAGGGCCTGTAGACAGTGGTATGTTGAATGAGGCTGGCAAGGAAGCAGCGCAGCGTGTTGGCGTGCATAGTTTTGATGTCCACCAACTTGCTGAGCTGTTGACAACAGCTTTGCCAAGTCCAGAGTCTGCTTTGCTGGACATCAATTGGTCACACTTTAAGCCGATATATCGTGACACTTGGCTTGAGAGTTATTTTGCTCAGGTTGGCTCTGAGGAAGTTGATAGGCCGAAAGAGAGTCATCAGCACAATAAAGATATTTTTTTACAACAATACCATGCTTTGTCTAGTGCCCAGCGCGGAAAATTTATTGAGGCTCAATTATTTATCATTTTGCGCCAGGTGTTGGGCATGAGTGGCGAGTTGGACCGCTACCTGGACACAGGTTTTCATGATTTGGGGATGGACTCGCTTTTGACTATGTCATTTGCCGAGAAAGTGGCGGCTCTTACCAGTGTGGCTGTTTCGGCTGTTGATATTTTCGATAATGCAAATCTTGCCCGCTTAAGTCAGTGGTTATCCGTTCAGCTAACACAACATTTTCAGGCGACTTCGCTTGATGTGCCGGGTGTTACTTTGAAGAAGGACGAGGTACAGAATACACAACAGCAAGACAGAGAGGCTGGCAAAGTCAGTATCGAGCAAATTGAAGAAGAGTTAAAGGCCATGCAAACGGAATTGGAGGACGTATGA